A DNA window from Fusarium fujikuroi IMI 58289 draft genome, chromosome FFUJ_chr11 contains the following coding sequences:
- a CDS encoding related to wound-inducible protein AWI 31, protein MSTAIVVGATGILGREIVHQLGQNPQKWSRVYSLSRSQKEEFPSNVEHRHIDLTGNADEVAKNLQGITAEYVFFAAYLQKADEQKNWDVNGDMLQAFLDALVKSGIDEKLKRFLLVTGAKQYGVHLGPVKNPMLESDPWQTDQSAFPPNFYYRQQDILKKFCDQSNGRISWNVTYPNDVIGYARGNFMNLATAVGIYAATSKELGKDLIFPGSERFYTGFDCFTSADLHARFCEWAVLEPSAANEAFNVVNGDVESWQNLWPKVAELFGMRVDVSQFQKSHPLSSSTDLNPITPLSLHEERSGLKGVTRPGKMEQTIDLTKWSQQDEVKEAWKKLAKREGLDEKALEEATWGFLGFVLGRNYDLVISMSKARKLGWTGYEDSWEALSKVFGTLKDAKVLP, encoded by the exons ATGTCGACTGCTATTGTCGTTGGAGCCACAG GGATTCTGGGCCGAGAGATTGTTCATCAGCTTGGCCAGAACCCCCAAAAATGGAGCAGGGTCTATTCTCTTTCACGTTCTCAAAAAGAAGAGTTCCCTTCCAATGTTGAACATAGACACATTGACCTCACTGGGAACGCCGATGAGGTAGCCAAGAACCTTCAAGGTATCACGGCTGAATATGTCTTTTTTGCCGCTTACCTCCAGAAGGCAGATGAACAGAAGAATTGGGACGTCAATGGTGATATGCTACAGGCGTTTCTAGATGCCCTCGTTAAGAGTGGTATTGAcgaaaagctcaagagatTCCTGCTTGTTACGGGTGCGAAGCAATATGGCGTTCATTTAGGACCCGTCAAGAATCCCATGCTCGAGTCTGATCCTTGGCAAACCGACCAGTCAGCGTTTCCGCCCAACTTCTACTACCGTCAGCAGGATATTCTGAAGAAGTTTTGCGACCAGTCAAATGGCCGTATAAGCTGGAATGTCACTTATCCTAACGACGTTATTGGCTATGCACGAGGAAACTTCATGAACCTAGCTACGGCAGTTGGCATTTATGCGGCAACCAGCAAAGAGCTTGGTAAAGATCTTATCTTCCCTGGTTCGGAGAGGTTCTACACTGGGTTCGATTGTTTCACAAGCGCCGACCTTCATGCAAGGTTTTGTGAGTGGGCCGTGCTTGAACCTTCGGCTGCCAATGAGGCTTTCAACGTCGtcaatggtgatgttgagagctgGCAGAATCTATGGCCCAAAGTCGCAGAACTATTTGGTATGAGGGTGGATGTCTCGCAATTTCAAAAGTCACATCCGCTGAGCTCATCCACTGATTTAAATCCTATCACTCCACTCAGCTTGCATGAGGAGAGATCCGGACTCAAGGGTGTCACCAGACCAGGCAAGATGGAGCAGACGATCGATTTAACGAAATGGAGCCAGCAGGATGAGGTAAAGGAAGCTTGGAAGAAACTTGCTAAGCGGGAGGGCTTGGATGAAAAGGCATTGGAAGAGGCTACGTGGGGATTCCTAGGTTTTGTGCTGGGTAGGAATTATGATCTAGTGATCAGTATGAGCAAAGCGCGAAAGCTTGGTTGGACTGG ATATGAGGATAGTTGGGAGGCCCTGAGCAAGGTTTTTGGTACCCTGAAAGATGCCAAAGTTCTTCCCTGA